AAGGCGCTCGCGTGACGACGATCGCCCTGCTCCCCGACCCCATTTCGCCGCTGTCGCGCGAAACCGCAGGGGAAGCGTTCGCCGCGATCCTCGACGGCACCGCGCCCGACGCCGAGATCGCCGAGTTCCTCACCGGCCTCGCGATCCGCGGCGAGACCAGCATCGAGATCGCCGCCGCCGCCCGCGCGCTGCGCGACCGCATGATCGCGATCGAAGCCCCCAAAGGCGCGATCGACGTGTGCGGCACCGGCGGTGACGGCCACCACACGCTCAACGTCTCGACCGCCGTGTCGATCGTCGTCGCGGCGTGCGGCGTGCCGGTCGCCAAGCACGGCAACCGCGCCGCCTCGTCGCAAGCCGGCGCCGCCGACACGCTCGAAATGCTCGGGCTCGATCTCGATCGCGCCGAGCGCGATGCCGAGGGCAGCCTCGCCGACATCGGCATCGCCTTCCTGTTCGCCGCCAGCCACCACCCCGCGATCAAGCGCCTCACCCCGATCCGCCGCGCGATCGGCCGCCGCACGATCTTCAACCTGATGGGGCCGCTCGCCAGCCCGGCGCGGGTGACTCGCCAGCTCATCGGCATCGCCCGCCCCGATTACGCCGCCACCTACGCCGCCGCGCTCGCCGATCTCGGCACCGAGGCGGCTTTGGTCGTCGCGGGCGAGGAAGCGCTCGACGAACTCTCCTGCGCCGGCCCCAGCGTCGTCG
This genomic stretch from Sphingomonas panacis harbors:
- the trpD gene encoding anthranilate phosphoribosyltransferase, giving the protein MTTIALLPDPISPLSRETAGEAFAAILDGTAPDAEIAEFLTGLAIRGETSIEIAAAARALRDRMIAIEAPKGAIDVCGTGGDGHHTLNVSTAVSIVVAACGVPVAKHGNRAASSQAGAADTLEMLGLDLDRAERDAEGSLADIGIAFLFAASHHPAIKRLTPIRRAIGRRTIFNLMGPLASPARVTRQLIGIARPDYAATYAAALADLGTEAALVVAGEEALDELSCAGPSVVVALGIPNVADRIAPEDAGLPRHPLSAIRGGDAAHNAHALRALLDGERGPYRDAVLLNAAAALIVAGTADTLSEGAETAAAALDDGRPAALLDRWIAYR